From the Halorhabdus utahensis DSM 12940 genome, one window contains:
- a CDS encoding uracil-xanthine permease family protein → MGDTEPVDERDSLVEYGIEDRPPLSRSLLLGIQHYLTMIGANIAVPLILASAMGMPGDVTAKFIGTFFVVSGIATLAQTTFGNRYPIVQGAPFSMLAPALAIVGANVAIPELAGWNAKLLFLQGAIISAAVVEVAIGYFGLVGKIREYLSPVVVAPVVTLIGLSLFSAPQITDVNSNLAGAQQNWYLLLLTLVLIVVFSQYLKNRSRLFSLFPILLGITVAWLVAAIASVAGIIPSGAPGFVDLAAIQSADPILVHYPLMWGMPRFELSFAIGMFAGVLASIIESFADYHAVARLSGEGAPSKQRINHGIGMEGVANLFSGLMGTGGSTSYSENIGAIGLTGVASRYVVQIGAAVMILVGFVGYFGTLVATIPDPIVGGLYIAMFGQIVAVGLSNLKYVDLDSSRNLFIVGIAIFAGMAIPAYMGNIDTAATQIDAVDSGYELLRQGMADVPLFGSILSTEIVSQTVYIVGGVQMAVGGVIAFVLDNTVPGTREERGLVAWEEMTEGDDEFTSAIERVSDRLGSERPPFSGD, encoded by the coding sequence ATGGGTGACACGGAGCCAGTGGACGAACGCGACTCGCTCGTCGAGTATGGCATCGAAGACCGACCGCCGCTTTCCCGTTCCCTCCTTCTCGGCATCCAGCATTATCTGACGATGATCGGCGCGAACATCGCCGTCCCGTTGATTCTCGCATCGGCTATGGGGATGCCCGGCGATGTGACGGCGAAGTTTATCGGCACCTTCTTCGTCGTCAGCGGGATCGCGACCCTGGCACAGACCACGTTCGGCAATCGGTACCCGATCGTCCAGGGCGCGCCGTTCTCGATGCTCGCGCCGGCGCTCGCGATCGTCGGGGCGAACGTCGCAATCCCCGAACTGGCCGGCTGGAACGCCAAACTCCTCTTCTTACAGGGGGCGATCATCAGTGCCGCGGTGGTCGAAGTTGCCATCGGCTATTTCGGACTCGTCGGGAAGATCCGCGAGTATCTGTCGCCGGTGGTCGTGGCCCCGGTCGTCACGTTGATCGGGTTATCGCTGTTTTCGGCACCGCAGATCACTGACGTCAATTCCAACCTGGCCGGTGCACAGCAAAACTGGTATCTCCTCCTGTTGACGTTGGTCCTGATCGTCGTCTTCTCGCAGTATCTCAAAAACCGGAGCCGGCTGTTCAGTCTGTTTCCCATCCTGCTCGGGATCACGGTGGCGTGGCTGGTCGCGGCGATCGCCTCGGTCGCCGGGATCATCCCGTCCGGTGCGCCGGGATTTGTCGATCTGGCTGCGATTCAGAGCGCAGATCCGATCCTGGTCCATTATCCATTGATGTGGGGAATGCCGCGCTTTGAACTGTCTTTCGCCATCGGGATGTTCGCCGGCGTCCTCGCGTCGATCATCGAGTCCTTCGCCGATTATCACGCCGTCGCCCGACTCTCGGGTGAGGGCGCGCCATCGAAACAGCGGATCAACCACGGCATCGGCATGGAAGGTGTCGCGAACCTCTTCTCCGGGCTGATGGGGACCGGTGGATCGACCTCGTACTCCGAGAACATCGGCGCAATCGGGCTGACCGGCGTCGCATCTCGATACGTGGTTCAGATCGGCGCAGCGGTCATGATCCTGGTCGGGTTCGTGGGCTACTTCGGTACGCTCGTCGCGACCATCCCGGATCCCATCGTCGGCGGGTTGTACATCGCCATGTTCGGCCAGATCGTCGCTGTCGGGCTCTCGAACCTGAAGTACGTGGATCTGGACTCCTCACGGAATCTCTTCATTGTCGGGATCGCCATCTTCGCCGGGATGGCGATTCCAGCGTATATGGGTAACATTGATACTGCGGCCACCCAGATCGATGCTGTCGACAGCGGGTATGAACTGCTCCGCCAGGGGATGGCCGACGTGCCACTGTTCGGCTCGATACTCAGTACTGAAATCGTTTCCCAGACCGTCTACATCGTCGGTGGCGTCCAGATGGCTGTCGGTGGGGTCATCGCGTTCGTGCTCGACAACACGGTGCCGGGGACTCGCGAGGAACGTGGCCTGGTCGCCTGGGAGGAGATGACCGAAGGCGACGACGAGTTCACGTCGGCGATCGAACGCGTCTCCGATCGACTGGGGAGTGAGCGCCCACCGTTCTCCGGGGACTGA